One Pectobacterium polaris DNA window includes the following coding sequences:
- the rsmI gene encoding 16S rRNA (cytidine(1402)-2'-O)-methyltransferase has protein sequence MNQDQQADISASTLYIVPTPIGNLGDITQRALAVLASVDLIAAEDTRHTGLLLQHFAINARLFALHDHNEQQKADVLLAKLQSGQSIALVSDAGTPLINDPGYHLVRRCREAGVRVVPLPGACAAIAALSASGLPSDRFCYEGFLPAKTKGRKDKLRELGEETRTLIFYESTHRLLDSLQDISEVLGAERYVVLAREITKTWESIHGAPVGELLAWVKEDENRRKGEMVLIVEGHQVDESALSAEALRTLTLLRAELPLKKAAALAAEIHGVKKNALYRYGLEQEGDSGESEDDK, from the coding sequence ATGAATCAAGACCAACAAGCAGACATTTCTGCATCTACCCTCTACATTGTCCCCACGCCAATCGGCAATCTGGGCGACATCACGCAGCGTGCGCTGGCGGTATTGGCGAGCGTTGATCTGATCGCCGCAGAGGATACCCGCCATACCGGTCTGCTGTTACAACATTTTGCGATTAATGCGCGACTGTTCGCATTACACGATCACAACGAACAACAAAAAGCGGATGTGTTGCTGGCTAAATTGCAGTCAGGACAAAGCATCGCGCTAGTTTCAGATGCGGGCACGCCGCTGATTAACGATCCCGGTTACCATTTGGTTCGACGCTGCCGTGAAGCCGGCGTTCGTGTGGTGCCGCTGCCGGGCGCTTGCGCGGCGATAGCGGCGCTCTCCGCGTCTGGTCTGCCGTCTGACCGTTTTTGCTATGAAGGTTTTCTGCCTGCCAAAACCAAAGGGCGCAAAGATAAGCTGCGTGAGCTAGGGGAAGAAACCCGCACGCTAATTTTCTACGAATCCACACATCGTCTTTTGGACAGCCTGCAGGATATCAGTGAGGTGCTGGGTGCTGAGCGCTACGTGGTGTTAGCACGTGAAATCACCAAAACTTGGGAGTCGATTCACGGCGCGCCCGTGGGCGAACTGCTGGCTTGGGTGAAAGAAGATGAGAATCGGCGCAAAGGGGAAATGGTGCTGATTGTGGAAGGGCATCAGGTTGATGAGAGCGCGCTATCGGCAGAAGCGCTGCGCACGCTGACGCTATTACGTGCCGAGCTACCGTTGAAGAAAGCGGCGGCGCTGGCAGCAGAGATTCACGGCGTGAAGAAAAACGCGCTTTACCGCTATGGGCTGGAGCAAGAAGGTGATAGCGGTGAATCGGAGGATGACAAGTAG